One window of Cohnella hashimotonis genomic DNA carries:
- a CDS encoding fibronectin type III domain-containing protein gives MRMFLGMVLAFFLGLIALSSLASAATYTVNDNLLKNSTHLYLTTFKDPTTLSFTTLNGGAGVTDLDDSTTGNYGAGYYFYYKFADTYNIKTIKFYASQPGTMKLYNDQGSLIYTKSFLSNDAVYYDINFQSVRYAVLTVDSYSLVGTMFLAGELGDSIPPVSPINLTGSVGDASATLNWDANTEPDISGYKIYKDGVYLTTVPKTSTSYEVTGLTNGTNYEFYISAVDTSGNESTKSNSVNLKPVSVPLSRALLTIHLVGGAEKEYDLSATQLEDFLEWTDSATQSSRYKFVKTWSLGPFKARAEYIVYGKIVNFDVDEYEPAQ, from the coding sequence ATGAGAATGTTTTTGGGTATGGTTTTAGCTTTCTTTTTAGGATTAATTGCTTTATCTTCATTAGCGTCAGCTGCGACCTACACTGTGAACGATAATCTACTTAAAAACTCAACTCACCTGTATCTAACTACCTTTAAGGATCCGACTACCTTGTCATTTACCACTTTAAACGGTGGTGCCGGAGTTACAGACTTGGACGATTCGACAACAGGAAATTACGGGGCCGGGTATTATTTTTATTATAAATTTGCGGATACTTATAATATTAAAACAATAAAATTTTATGCTTCTCAACCAGGTACGATGAAGCTATATAACGACCAAGGATCTCTTATCTACACAAAAAGTTTTCTTTCTAATGACGCCGTTTATTATGATATAAATTTTCAATCTGTACGTTATGCAGTTTTAACTGTGGACTCTTATTCCTTAGTCGGAACTATGTTTCTTGCGGGAGAATTAGGTGATTCAATTCCTCCGGTTTCACCAATAAATTTAACGGGATCGGTTGGGGATGCTTCAGCAACATTGAACTGGGACGCAAATACTGAACCCGATATCTCAGGATATAAAATTTATAAAGACGGTGTATACCTTACTACTGTACCTAAAACATCAACTTCATATGAAGTTACTGGTCTGACAAATGGTACTAATTATGAATTTTATATTTCGGCAGTTGATACTAGTGGAAATGAATCTACAAAAAGCAATTCAGTAAATTTAAAGCCTGTATCAGTTCCTTTATCACGCGCACTCCTGACAATTCACCTCGTCGGTGGAGCTGAGAAGGAGTATGACCTGTCAGCTACACAATTGGAAGACTTCCTGGAATGGACAGATTCCGCGACGCAGTCCTCCCGTTATAAATTCGTGAAGACCTGGAGTCTTGGACCGTTCAAGGCGCGCGCCGAATACATAGTTTATGGAAAGATCGTAAACTTTGATGTAGATGAATATGAACCAGCGCAGTAA